From Thermogemmatispora onikobensis, one genomic window encodes:
- a CDS encoding metallophosphoesterase, translating to MRKHVNTILATAEPSGQLEALERLMRQAQELDVQAVAILGNLAARSLSRRDYGRFFSLLAQSRLPTFYVPGPEDGPLALYLQEAAQIEVIYPYLHGVHGTFALAPGYVVFTGMGGAITDDPQQAREEQENLRYPAWEVAYRLKFLSELKDYEKVFLFHTPPYHKGFHEAGSPTLAELIKSYSPRLVLVSGPERKRELLGTSAVVAPGSLARGEYSIIDVQHQTVEGRTL from the coding sequence ATGCGGAAGCATGTGAATACCATTCTGGCAACGGCTGAACCCTCGGGTCAGTTAGAAGCGTTGGAGCGTCTGATGCGTCAGGCGCAGGAGCTGGATGTACAGGCAGTGGCCATACTGGGCAATCTGGCCGCGCGCAGCCTCAGCCGGCGCGACTACGGTCGCTTCTTCTCGCTGTTAGCCCAGAGCCGCCTGCCCACGTTCTACGTGCCAGGGCCCGAGGATGGGCCGCTGGCCCTCTACCTGCAGGAGGCAGCCCAGATTGAGGTCATCTATCCCTACCTGCATGGTGTGCACGGGACCTTCGCCCTGGCTCCGGGCTATGTGGTTTTCACTGGCATGGGCGGAGCAATTACCGATGACCCTCAACAGGCACGCGAGGAACAGGAAAACTTACGCTATCCAGCCTGGGAGGTGGCCTATCGCTTGAAGTTCCTCTCTGAACTCAAAGACTACGAGAAGGTTTTCCTGTTCCATACGCCGCCCTATCATAAGGGCTTCCATGAAGCGGGCAGCCCAACCCTGGCCGAGCTGATCAAGAGCTATAGCCCGCGCCTGGTCCTGGTCAGCGGCCCAGAACGCAAGCGCGAGCTGCTCGGCACCTCTGCCGTGGTCGCTCCCGGCTCGCTCGCCAGAGGCGAGTACAGCATCATTGATGTGCAACACCAGACTGTCGAGGGGCGGACACTGTAA
- a CDS encoding Hsp20/alpha crystallin family protein: MALTRGFDPFSEMLSLRDAMNRLLEQSFVRPGSTLFGTGSRMIPLDVLETEQGYRITALLPGVKPEDIELLAHEHSLTLKAKYRGSEESEGQQQGTWLLREIGSGTVERTLAFDRPIDADKIEARYENGRLTMTVPLSEGSRPRRINVRAAIPVSAGATP, from the coding sequence ATGGCACTGACGCGCGGTTTCGATCCTTTCTCCGAAATGCTCAGCCTGCGCGATGCCATGAACCGGCTGCTAGAACAGAGCTTTGTACGGCCAGGCTCGACCCTCTTCGGCACAGGGTCACGCATGATCCCTCTCGACGTGCTGGAGACCGAGCAGGGCTATCGCATCACCGCCCTGCTCCCGGGCGTGAAACCTGAAGATATCGAGCTACTTGCTCATGAGCATAGCCTGACCCTCAAAGCCAAATACCGCGGCAGCGAGGAGAGCGAGGGCCAGCAACAGGGCACCTGGCTGCTGCGCGAAATCGGCAGTGGCACCGTTGAACGCACCCTGGCCTTTGATCGCCCCATCGATGCCGATAAAATCGAGGCGCGCTATGAGAATGGGCGCCTGACCATGACGGTTCCCTTAAGTGAAGGCAGCCGTCCGCGCCGCATCAATGTCCGGGCAGCCATACCTGTCTCTGCTGGCGCTACCCCCTGA